A DNA window from Brassica napus cultivar Da-Ae chromosome A4, Da-Ae, whole genome shotgun sequence contains the following coding sequences:
- the LOC106429260 gene encoding uncharacterized protein LOC106429260, translated as MASRKPSVRHPSHNHPLRGHKALAEEETICSGCDLDLIGAAFKCTKSECDYFLHKSCVDLPRETRHKSHPDHPLTLLYSPPYESSTYECSACSEYGSGFVYNCSICQFDLHVGCISMPESVEREGHEHPLTLLYCSPYTNGLIVKCDVCQETVPDHLWSYYCKECDYGTHLHSCEVEEVVEPKRGGGKASTSGNKGGGRGSAASELAAMLEAQREMDRMQIELHMEMQRAKIAKKARKACLKLI; from the coding sequence ATGGCTTCAAGAAAACCATCGGTGAGGCACCCTAGCCACAACCATCCATTGCGCGGTCACAAAGCCCTAGCTGAAGAAGAGACCATCTGCTCCGGCTGCGACCTAGACCTAATAGGTGCAGCTTTCAAATGCACAAAGTCAGAATGTGATTACTTCTTGCACAAGTCATGTGTCGATCTTCCACGTGAGACACGCCACAAGTCTCACCCTGATCACCCTCTGACCCTGCTTTATTCGCCACCGTACGAGTCCTCAACTTACGAGTGCAGCGCGTGCAGTGAGTATGGATCAGGGTTCGTTTACAACTGCTCTATCTGCCAGTTTGATTTACATGTCGGGTGCATATCTATGCCTGAGTCCGTGGAGCGTGAAGGACATGAGCATCCGCTAACGTTGCTTTACTGTTCTCCTTACACGAACGGTTTGATCGTCAAGTGTGACGTATGTCAAGAGACGGTTCCGGATCATCTATGGTCTTATTACTGCAAGGAATGTGACTACGGCACGCATTTACATTCTTGTGAAGTAGAAGAAGTGGTGGAGCCAAAGAGAGGAGGAGGAAAGGCGAGTACAAGTGGTAAtaaaggaggaggaagaggctCGGCTGCTTCGGAGTTAGCTGCAATGCTTGAAGCTCAAAGGGAGATGGATAGGATGCAGATTGAGTTGCATATGGAGATGCAGAGAGCTAAGATTGCGAAGAAAGCGAGAAAAGCTTGTCTCAAgttgatataa
- the BNAA04G25690D gene encoding uncharacterized protein BNAA04G25690D: protein MGSGKTRANPTNRPTVRHPSHDHPLRVFKSQEGDEIICSGCELELIGQAYKCTKSECNYFLHKSCFDLPGETLHKSHPNHPLTLVHSPPYDQSIFSCDACGEHGSGFTYHCSKCQYDVHVGCAFVPVTVQREDHEHPLTLLYNTPCKGREDGVTFICDVCEEDMQEHLWVYYCKECDYGTHVRSCATYEDTAPKKGEEKGETSSAASEVKSEMDAKMEMAMMQVQLDAIDAAGSYVGSWEPRRKYYW from the coding sequence ATGGGTTCAGGAAAAACTAGGGCTAATCCGACTAACCGTCCAACGGTGAGACACCCTAGTCACGATCATCCTTTACGGGTCTTCAAATCCCAAGAAGGAGATGAGATCATTTGCTCTGGATGCGAGCTCGAACTAATTGGGCAAGCTTACAAGTGTACAAAGTCAGAGTGCAATTACTTCTTGCACAAGTCATGTTTCGACCTTCCAGGTGAAACCCTTCACAAGTCTCACCCTAATCACCCTTTGACTCTGGTCCATTCTCCACCGTACGATCAGTCCATCTTCTCGTGCGATGCGTGCGGTGAGCATGGATCTGGTTTCACATACCATTGCTCTAAGTGCCAGTACGATGTTCATGTTGGATGTGCGTTTGTCCCTGTGACCGTGCAGCGTGAAGACCACGAACACCCTCTCACGCTACTTTACAACACGCCATGCAAAGGTCGCGAGGATGGTGTGACGTTCATATGTGATGTTTGTGAAGAAGATATGCAAGAGCATCTATGGGTGTATTATTGCAAAGAATGTGACTATGGGACACATGTACGTTCATGCGCCACATATGAAGATACTGCTccaaagaaaggagaagaaaaaggagaaacaaGCTCGGCGGCATCAGAGGTGAAGTCGGAAATGGATGCTAAAATGGAGATGGCGATGATGCAGGTCCAGTTAGATGCTATTGATGCAGCAGGTAGTTACGTCGGTTCATGGGAACCAAGGAGGAAATATTATTGGTGA
- the LOC106429267 gene encoding uncharacterized protein LOC106429267, whose product MTSKKPVNRPSVRHPSHNHPLRLFKSQEEDEIICSGCELDLIGQAFKCTKKDCDYFLHKSCFDLPRETKHKSHSDHPLTLLHSPPYGHSYTCDACGQYGSGFTYNCSECQYDVHVGCAFIPETVKREDHDHPLTLVYNTPCKGREDGAMFICDVCEEDMSENLWVYYCKECDYGTHVHSCAVYEDHQPKKGGGGGEEGRGGGGGGGESSSAAARMKSLMKAQDEMAALQLEARIRKNTNDAILELWDEPKRRYYW is encoded by the coding sequence ATGACTTCAAAGAAACCGGTTAACCGACCCTCGGTGAGGCACCCGAGTCACAACCATCCGCTACGCCTCTTCAAAtcccaagaagaagatgagatcaTCTGCTCTGGATGCGAGCTTGACCTAATCGGACAAGCCTTCAAATGTACAAAGAAAGACTGCGATTACTTCTTGCACAAGTCATGTTTCGACCTACCTCGTGAAACCAAACACAAGTCTCACTCAGACCACCCTTTGACCCTGCTTCATTCCCCACCGTATGGTCACTCTTACACGTGCGACGCATGCGGCCAATATGGATCCGGATTCACTTACAACTGTTCAGAGTGCCAGTACGATGTACATGTTGGATGTGCCTTTATCCCCGAAACTGTGAAGCGCGAAGATCACGACCACCCCCTCACTTTAGTCTACAACACACCATGCAAAGGTCGCGAGGACGGTGCAATGTTCATATGTGATGTTTGTGAAGAAGATATGTCGGAGAATCTTTGGGTTTATTACTGCAAAGAATGTGATTATGGGACACATGTGCATTCTTGCGCGGTTTATGAAGATCATCAGCCAAagaaaggaggaggaggaggagaagaaggaagaggaggaggaggaggaggaggagaatcgAGCTCTGCCGCTGCAAGGATGAAGTCGTTGATGAAAGCTCAAGATGAGATGGCGGCGTTGCAGCTCGAGGCACGTATTAGGAAGAACACTAATGATGCTATACTTGAGTTATGGGATGAACCAAAGCGGAGATATTATTGGTGA
- the LOC106429258 gene encoding uncharacterized protein LOC106429258, with translation MGRPKPEDSIRHFSHPHPLFNSSLNPQANSSSSSCVVCKLKLLNLPSYTCKPCNFHIHLKCSELPQKIRHPFDKNHLLSLISSPKYQEGTFRCDACGKNGDGFAYHCGDCGIDLHTVCANMPSRVTHQSHPHHQLYLTFSMPSPGGSGSGSRSAAAASFRCSVCQGLGSNSWLYSCKECGGFDAHLLCARKKLPSPTNMVQHGPNRPMQPHSIATTPFVNVPSPVFNNPYPLGTPTMSPIIRPMINEMINNLVTNTPQSPSQVSQLLDLLGPFGLGGGSGSSSSSGIGFDPSVFSSVGQPFGLGGGSGSSSSFGYLGFDPSVFQSVNQPFGLGGGSGSSSSSGYLGFDPSGFSFVGQPFGLGGGSGSSSSFGYLGFDPSVFPSVDPSVFAGFDPSLLSTLFSGLGFL, from the coding sequence ATGGGAAGGCCAAAACCAGAAGACTCAATTCGACATTTCAGCCATCCACATCCATTGTTCAACTCATCTCTCAATCCTCAAGccaactcttcttcttcttcttgcgtGGTTTGCAAGTTAAAGCTTCTCAATCTTCCTTCATACACATGTAAGCCATGCAACTTCCACATCCACCTAAAATGTTCCGAATTACCTCAAAAGATCAGACACCCTTTCGACAAAAACCATCTCCTGTCTCTCATCTCCTCTCCAAAATACCAAGAAGGGACATTCCGCTGTGACGCATGCGGCAAAAACGGTGACGGATTCGCTTACCACTGTGGAGACTGCGGTATAGATCTTCACACGGTTTGTGCCAACATGCCTTCTCGTGTCACGCACCAATCTCACCCTCACCACCAACTTTATTTAACGTTTTCCATGCCGTCTCCGGGCGGGTCCGGATCCGGATCAAGATCAGCTGCGGCCGCTAGCTTCCGCTGCAGTGTGTGCCAAGGACTCGGCTCTAACTCGTGGCTCTATAGCTGTAAAGAGTGTGGTGGATTCGATGCTCATTTGTTGTGTGCTAGAAAGAAACTACCTAGTCCAACAAATATGGTCCAACATGGTCCAAACCGGCCGATGCAACCGCACTCTATCGCCACGACGCCGTTTGTTAATGTTCCTAGTCCAGTTTTTAATAATCCTTATCCGTTGGGGACTCCAACAATGAGTCCTATCATTAGACCTATGATTAATGAGATGATTAATAATCTTGTAACCAATACGCCACAAAGCCCAAGCCAAGTTTCTCAGCTTCTTGATTTGCTCGGACCATTTGGACTGGGAGGTGGATccggttcttcttcatcttccggTATAGGGTTTGACCCGTCGGTTTTCTCATCTGTTGGCCAACCATTTGGACTGGGAGGTGGATccggttcttcttcatcttttggTTATCTAGGGTTTGACCCATCGGTTTTCCAATCTGTTAACCAACCATTTGGACTGGGAGGTGGATCCggttcttcttcgtcttccggTTATCTAGGGTTTGACCCGTCGGGTTTCTCATTTGTTGGCCAACCATTTGGACTGGGAGGTGGATCCGGTTCTTCTTCATCGTTTGGTTATCTAGGGTTTGACCCGTCTGTTTTCCCATCTGTTGACCCTTCAGTGTTTGCTGGATTTGATCCTTCCTTGCTTTCAACGTTGTTCTCCGGACTTGGTTTTTTATGA
- the LOC106429289 gene encoding beta-glucosidase 15, protein MRGKYFSLLIVLIVLAFNGVLALNNSSTPKLRRSDFPEDFIFGSATSAYQVEGGAHEDGRGPSIWDTFSEKYPEKIKDGSNGSVADNSYHLYKEDVALLHQIGFNAYRFSISWSRILPRGNLKGGINQAGIDYYNNLINELLSKGIKPFATMFHWDTPQGLEDAYGGFRGSEIVNDFRDYADICFKNFGDRVKHWMTLNEPLTVVQQGYVAGVMAPGRCSKFTNPNCTAGDGATEPYIVGHNLILAHGAAVEVYRKKYKASQKGQVGIALNAGWNLPYTESAEDRLAAARAMAFTFDYFMEPLVTGKYPIDMVNNVKGGRLPTFTAKQSKMLKGSYDFIGINYYSSTYAKDVPCSTEQVTMFSDPCASVTGEREGVPIGPKAASDWLLIYPKGIRDLVLYAKYKFKDPVMYITENGRDEFSTDKIFLKDGDRIDYYARHLEMVQDAISVGANVKGFFAWSLLDNFEWAMGYTVRFGLVYVDFKDGCKRYPKKSAKWFKELLNPKKSN, encoded by the exons ATGAGaggaaaatatttttctttactaATAGTGCTCATTGTCTTGGCCTTCAATGGAGTTCTTGCCCTGAACAATTCTTCAACGCCTAAATTAAGAAGAAGTGATTTTCCAGAAGATTTCATTTTTGGGTCTGCAACATCTGCTTACCAg GTTGAAGGAGGTGCTCATGAAGATGGTAGAGGACCAAGTATCTGGGATACCTTCTCTGAAAAATACCCAG AAAAGATAAAGGATGGTAGCAATGGGTCTGTTGCAGATAACTCTTACCATCTTTACAAG GAAGATGTGGCTTTATTGCATCAGATTGGCTTCAATGCTTACAGATTCTCAATCTCGTGGTCGAGAATATTGCCTC GTGGGAATCTAAAAGGAGGAATAAACCAAGCTGGTATTGACTATTACAACAACTTGATCAATGAGCTTTTGTCCAAAG GAATTAAACCTTTTGCCACCATGTTCCATTGGGACACACCACAAGGTCTTGAAGATGCTTACGGTGGATTCCGTGGCTCAGAGATTGT AAACGATTTCCGAGATTATGCGGATATTTGCTTTAAGAATTTTGGAGATAGAGTGAAGCACTGGATGACATTGAACGAGCCATTGACAGTGGTGCAACAAGGTTATGTTGCAGGTGTAATGGCTCCAGGTAGATGCTCCAAATTCACAAACCCTAATTGCACCGCTGGAGATGGAGCCACCGAGCCTTATATCGTCGGCCACAACCTCATTCTTGCTCACGGAGCCGCCGTCGAGGTCTACAGGAAAAAATACAAG GCATCTCAAAAGGGTCAAGTTGGTATCGCTTTGAACGCGGGTTGGAACTTGCCCTATACAGAATCTGCGGAAGATAGGTTAGCTGCGGCACGAGCCATGGCTTTCACATTTGACTACTTCATGGAGCCACTCGTGACCGGTAAATACCCTATCGACATGGTCAACAACGTAAAAGGCGGTCGGTTGCCTACTTTCACTGCGAAACAATCTAAGATGCTTAAGGGCTCATATGATTTCATTGGCATCAATTATTACTCTTCCACTTACGCAAAGGATGTCCCCTGCTCCACCGAACAGGTTACAATGTTCTCTGATCCTTGTGCCAGTGTCACAG GTGAAAGAGAAGGTGTTCCCATTGGTCCAAAG gcTGCATCAGATTGGCTTTTGATATATCCAAAGGGTATTCGTGATCTTGTCCTCTATGCAAAATACAAGTTCAAAGACCCGGTCATGTACATAACCGAAAACG GGAGAGATGAATTTAGTACGGACAAAATATTCCTCAAAGACGGCGATAGAATCGATTACTACGCTCGACATCTCGAGATGGTTCAAGACGCAATCTC GGTGGGAGCCAACGTCAAGGGATTTTTTGCGTGGTCTTTGTTGGACAACTTCGAATGGGCAATGGGATACACCGTCCGGTTCGGGTTGGTTTATGTGGATTTCAAAGATGGATGTAAGAGATACCCCAAGAAATCGGCTAAGTGGTTTAAAGAGTTGTTGAATCCAAAGAAAAGCAATTGA